From the genome of Frateuria soli:
CGCTGCTGCGCCACCCGTGGTCGCGACTGGCCTGGAGCCGCAGCCGGCGCGCGGCCGTGCTGTTCGCCAATGGCCAGGCGTACACCGCCCCGGCCGAGCTCGCCCGTCGCCTGTGCGCCGAGCGCTCGCTCGCCTTCCAGGGCGTGCCGGGCGAGGATGCCCTCGAGCTGTTGCTGGCCCTGGTGAACGACGGGCACCTGGTGCCTCACAAGGGGCGCCGTTGAGCGTCCTCCCCGCTCCGGACGCGCCCCTGCCGGCCGGCAATCCGGAGGAACTGGCGGCCGCGCGGCAGGTGCTGCTGGCCTCGACGCGCCGCCAGCTGGACATCCGCGTGCCACGCCTGGACGACTCGCTTTACGCCGGCGCGGAGGAGTTGACCGAGCTGCGCCGCATCGCCACCGGCGGACGCGGCGCGCAGATCCGGCTGCTGCTCAACGACCCGGGCACGGCATTGCGCGATGGCCACCGGTTGATCCTGCTGATGCAGCGGCTGCCCAGCGTGATCCAGGTGCGCATGCCGGTCGACGAGGTCGACCTGGGCAATCCGTCCGCCTACCTGCTGACCGACAGTGGCGGCTACCTGTTCCAGCCCGATGCCGAGCGCCCGCAGGGCCGCGCCGCGCGGATCGACCGCCCGGGCTGGGCACCGTTGCACCAGCAGTTCGACGAGATGTGGGAGCGCGCCGAGCGGGCGCGCATGCTGCAGCCGCTGGATCTCTAGGTGAGCGCGGGGGCCCGGGCGGCCCGCCTTTCGTCAGGCCCGGAGAAGTCACGATGGGCTGAAGCCCGATCTACAGGACCTTCCGGTTCTTGCGGCCGATCGCCACGATGATGATGGCGAACGCCGCCAGGCGTATCAGATAGGCCGCGCTGCGATCCTCGAAATAGACGTTGGTCATCGCGATGACGATCTGGGCCGTGCCCAGCAGGCCGAACGCCAGCGAGAACGCCAGGAACAGCTTGTCGCCGGTACGCCGCCAGAACCGCAGGAAGAACAGGCCGCCGATGAAGAAGCCGAACGTGACGGCACCGGAGAGGAAGTAGATCAGAAGCGTCATTCCCCTTCTCCGTTCCAGATGAAGCCGAACAGCAACGTCGCGACCGCCGCCAGCGACAGCAGGCCACGCGGGACGGCCAGGTCGACCGAGCCGGGAAAGACGATCAGGTCCAGCACCAGCAGCAGGTTCTGCAGCGCCAGCAGCAGGAAACACAGCGCGCTCCAGAAAAGCAGGCCCGCGCGGGTCCGGTGGAAACTGCGCCCGAGCATCAGCGCACAGACCGTGCTAGCCAGGAAGCACAACAGGTACACCGCCGGTGCGAAATATTGGGACACGCGCTAATCCTTACGGAAACGGAAGGCGTCGGCGAACGCGACGAGGTTGTCGGACCGGGACCGCATGATCAGGCGAAGCACTGCGTCGGGCGAACGCAGGTACAGGGAGCGGGAGGCTTCGACCAGTTCGTGGAGGTCTCCGGACGCCGGGCCGTAGCGCACCAGATCGTCGCTCTCGCGCACGATCAGCCCAGCCGCGTGGAGGGACTCCACGGCCTGGCTGACGACCAGCTCGCTTGCCCGCAGCGCATCGACCAGTTCCTGTGACGACCAGCGGCGCGCGGGATCGCGCAGCAGCAGGAACAGCAGTTCCATCGACCAGATGGACCGGAATGTCGACCGCAGGAAACCGGCTACATCCTTCTCCAATGGCATTCCGAAGTTCGCCCCCTTGTCTGGCGGATCACGTGGGCCCCCTGTAACCCCCCAAAGCCGATCCGAATGTGGAGCGACCTGCGAATAGCCGCCCGCATTCTATGGGCTCTTTTGCGCGAAGCCAACCCGGCGCCATGCTATGGTCGCGCGGATGGAAGGCGGAAAGGCATTCGGGGCAATGCCTGGGGAACGTTGGACACTGGATGGCGTGGCCACGGCCGCGCGGTCGGCCCTTGTGCCGGGCTGGCGTCTGCCCACCGCGTTGATCGGTTGAAGCATGGGTTCAGCGTGGGCAGTGCACCCTCCTCGGTTCGCCCTCGATTGTCGGGTGCAGCCGTATCCATGATTCGACCCTGGACAGGACGTGCTGTCACCACAGGAGATTCATGTGAGCGCCGAAATTTGCCAGGAAACGCTGGATCGTACCCAGCTCATCGCCGCTTTGCGCAGCCTGCGTAGCGGCGACTTCAGCGTGCGCCTGCCCGAGAGCGGCCCCGGCGCGGATGTCGAAGTGGCACGCCTGTTCAATGAGGTGGTGGGCTTCAACCGGCAGCTCACCGACGAACTGGAACGCCTGTCGATGGTCGTGGGCAAGGAGGGCCGGATCAACCAGCGCGGTCGCGTGAAGGCCGCCACCGGCGGCTGGGAAAGCGCGATCCGCTCGGTCAACGACCTGATCGAGGACATGGTCCAGCCCACCGCCGAGGTGGCGCGCGTGATCGGCGCGGTGGCCAAGGGCGACCTCTCCCAGACGATGACGGTGGAGATCGACGGTCGCCCGCTGCGCGGCGAGTTCCTGCGCATCGGCAAGGTGGTGAACACGATGGTGGCGCAGCTCGCCTCGTTCGCCTCCGAGGTGACTCGCGTGGCCCGCGAAGTGGGTACCGAAGGCAAGCTCGGTGGCCAGGCGACCGTGAAAGGCGTGGCCGGCACCTGGAAGGACCTGACCGACAACGTCAACGCGATGGCCACCAACCTCACCGGCCAGGTGCGAAACATCGCCGAGGTGACCACCGCGGTCGCCTCCGGCGACCTCTCCAAGAAGATCACCGTGGAGGTCAAGGGCGAGATCCTGGAGCTCAAGAACACCATCAACGTGATGGTGGACCAGCTCAACTCCTTCGCCTCGGAAGTGACCCGCGTGGCGCGCGAAGTGGGGACCGAGGGCAAGCTCGGCGGCCAGGCGCAGGTGCCGGGCGTCGCCGGCACCTGGAAGGACCTCACCGACAACGTGAACCTGATGGCCGACAACCTCACCGGCCAGGTGCGCAACATCGCCGAGGTGACCACCGCGGTCGCCTCCGGCGACCTCTCCAAGAAGATCACCGTGGAGGTCAAGGGCGAGATCCTCGAACTCAAGAACACCATCAACGTGATGGTGGACCAGTTGAACTCGTTCGCCTCGGAAGTGACCCGCGTGGCGCGCGAAGTGGGTACCGAGGGCAAGCTCGGTGGCCAGGCCCAGGTGCCGGGTGTCGCCGGTACCTGGAAGGACCTGACCGACAACGTGAACCTGATGGCCGACAACCTCACCGGCCAGGTGCGAAACATCGCCGAGGTGACCACCGCGGTGGCGCGCGGCGACCTTTCCAAGAAGATCACGGTGGAGGTCAAGGGCGAGATCCTGGAGCTCAAGAACACCATCAACGTGATGGTGGACCAGTTGAACTCCTTCGCCTCGGAAGTGACCCGCGTGGCGCGCGAGGTCGGTACCGAAGGCAAGCTCGGCGGCCAGGCCACCGTGCCCGGTGTGGCCGGCACCTGGGCCGACCTCACCGACAACGTGAACCTGATGGCCGACAACCTCACCGGCCAGGTGCGAAACATCGCCGAGGTGACGGTGGCGGTGGCGCGCGGCGATCTTTCCAAGAAGATCACCGTGGACGTCAAGGGCGAAATCCTCACCCTCAAGGACACCATCAACGTGATGGTGGACCAGCTCAACTCGTTCGCCTCGGAAGTGACCCGCGTGGCCCGCGAGGTGGGCTCGGAAGGCAAGCTGGGCGGCCAGGCGCAGGTGCCGGGCGTCGCCGGCACCTGGAAAGACCTCACCGACAACGTGAACCTGATGGCCGGCAACCTCACCGGCCAGGTGCGAAACATCGCCGAGGTGACCACCGCGGTGGCGCGCGGCGACCTTTCCAAGAAGATCACGGTGGAGGTCAAGGGCGAGATCCTGGAGCTGAAGAACACCATCAACGTGATGGTGGACCAGCTCAACTCGTTCGCCTCGGAAGTGACCCGCGTGGCGCGCGAAGTGGGTACCGAGGGCAAGCTCGGCGGCCAGGCGCAGGTGCCCGGCGTGGGCGGCACCTGGAAGGACCTCACCGACAACGTGAACGCGATGGCGGCCAACCTCACCGGCCAGGTGCGAAACATCGCCGAGGTGACCACCGCGGTGGCGCTGGGCGACCTGTCCAAGAAGATCACCGTGGACGTCAAGGGCGAGATCCTGGAGCTCAAGAACACCATCAACACGATGGTGGACCAGTTGAACTCCTTCGCCTCGGAAGTGACCCGCGTGGCGCGCGAAGTGGGTACCGAGGGCAAGCTCGGCGGCCAGGCGCAGGTGCGCGGCGTCGCCGGCACCTGGAAGGACCTCACCGACAACGTGAACCTGATGGCCGAGAACCTCACCGGCCAGGTGCGAAACATCGCCGACGTGACCACCGCCGTGGCGCGCGGCGACCTGTCCAAGAAGATCACCGTGGACGTCAAGGGCGAGATCCTGGCGCTC
Proteins encoded in this window:
- a CDS encoding DUF5985 family protein; the protein is MTLLIYFLSGAVTFGFFIGGLFFLRFWRRTGDKLFLAFSLAFGLLGTAQIVIAMTNVYFEDRSAAYLIRLAAFAIIIVAIGRKNRKVL
- a CDS encoding DUF5985 family protein → MSQYFAPAVYLLCFLASTVCALMLGRSFHRTRAGLLFWSALCFLLLALQNLLLVLDLIVFPGSVDLAVPRGLLSLAAVATLLFGFIWNGEGE